GTGAGGCGTTCCAGGCGGGCAGGAAACTGGCAATGACCGACAGCACAATCACCACCGCTAACCACATCAACGTCCCAAAAAGCGAAAAGGTATAAGTGAGTTCGGTGCCCAGCAACTGTTGGCCAATAAGGTTGCTGAGAAGTTTGCTGATTGGCAAGGCCACAACAATGGCTACCAACCAACTCAAGATACCAATCAGAATACCCTCTACGATAATGATCTGCAAAATCGCCCCGTTGCTTGCCCCCACAGCCCGCATCACGCCCATTTCACGAGTCCGTTCCAACACATTGATGCTCATTGTGCCCATAAGGCCCAACCCGCCCACCACGGCCAGC
The Anaerolineae bacterium genome window above contains:
- a CDS encoding FtsX-like permease family protein — encoded protein: KTDQHTPEYRKTVLTRLESQLEEEGVRVSAGITVDEDVAGIQILFGIFFALMLVMAILLAVVGGLGLMGTMSINVLERTREMGVMRAVGASNGAILQIIIVEGILIGILSWLVAIVVALPISKLLSNLIGQQLLGTELTYTFSLFGTLMWLAVVIVLSVIASFLPAWNASRMTVREVLAYE